One part of the Mytilus trossulus isolate FHL-02 chromosome 11, PNRI_Mtr1.1.1.hap1, whole genome shotgun sequence genome encodes these proteins:
- the LOC134690800 gene encoding V-type proton ATPase subunit H-like isoform X3, whose protein sequence is MKSMRRQSSYVVTGTKSAEVDKEGNVSTTMQQGHFRKLVLPRRFSTPAMGFREEEESMESRHLIEADQFVTKQYLEKKGKGAQVATSLLQQRANDVRSNRVNWQSYLQGQMISHEDFQFISKFDNANSEVKNAILMDNPQQFAKTMFSLMNRIAKDQTLQYILTMLDDVLQDDKGRVEIFKEYSRKNKESVWVPFLHLLNRDDRFIVNQTSRIIAKIACWGKELMGLEDLKFYLNWLKDQLRLPGNEYMQTAARCLQMMLRIDKYRQVFVDVDGISTIVMVLVGSKAGFQIQYQLIFCLWCLTFNPFLAEKMNKFQVIPTLADILSETVKEKVSRIILATYRNLLEKPEEKEVVTDHALSMVQCKVIKQLELLDSRKFDDQDIVDDIEFLSEKLQSSIQDLSSFDEYTTEVKSGRLEWSPVHKSDRFWRENCIRLNEKNYELLKILVKLLETSKDPLILSVAAHDLGEYVRHYPRGKNVIEQLGGKQLVMQYLSHEDPNVRFEALIAVQKLMVHNWEYLGRQLEASDKPKDSTQLVSAKA, encoded by the exons ATGAAATCCATGAGGCGCCAATCGTCCTATGTTGTGACGGGGACAAAGTCCGCAGAAGTTGACAAGGAGGGGAATGTATCGACTACAATGCAGCAAGGACATTTCCGGAAGTTAGTTCTCCCTCGCCGATTTTCTACCCCTGCAATGGGGTTTAGGGAAGAGGAGGAGTCTATGGAATCTCGCCATCTGATTGAAGCTGATCAGTTTGTCACTAAACAGTATTTAGAAAAGAAGGGGAAAG GAGCACAAGTGGCCACCAGTTTATTACAACAGAGAGCCAATGATGTCAGAAGTAACAGAGTCAACTGGCAGTCCTATCTACA AGGACAGATGATATCCCATGAAGATTTCCAGTTTATATCAAAGTTTGACAATGCTAATTCAGAAGTCAAGAATGCCATCCTTATGGATAACCCACAACag TTTGCCAAGACAATGTTTAGTCTAATGAACAGAATAGCCAAAGACCAAACTTTACAGTATATATTGACCATGTTAGATGATGTTCTTCAG gATGATAAAGGCAGGGTAGAAATATTCAAAGAATATTCAAGGAAGAACAAAGAATCTGTATGGGTTCCATTTCTTCACCTTCTTAATAGGGATGACAGATTTATTGTAAATCAG ACTAGCAGAATAATAGCCAAAATAGCATGTTGGGGAAAAGAGCTGATGGGATTAGAAGATCTCAAATTCTATCTAAACTGGCTGAAAGATCAACTCAGACTTCCA GGAAATGAATACATGCAGACAGCAGCAAGGTGTTTACAGATGATGTTACGTATAGATAAATATAGACAG GTCTTTGTTGACGTTGACGGCATATCAAC aattgTGATGGTTTTAGTGGGATCTAAAGCCggatttcaaatacaataccAGCTTATATTCTGTTTATGGTGTCTGACCTTTAACCCTTTCTTGGCAGAGAAAATGAATAA ATTTCAAGTAATTCCAACATTAGCAGACATATTAAGTGAAACAGTGAAGGAGAAAGTGTCCAGGATCATTCTAGCTACTTACAGA aacttaCTAGAGAAGCCAGAGGAGAAAGAGGTTGTGACTGACCATGCTTTGTCTATGGTCCAATGTAAAGTTATCAAACAATTGGAATTACTGGATTCAAGAAAGTTTGATGATCAGGACATTGTGGATGATATAGAATTCCTCTCAGAAAAACTGCAGTCATCTATTCAGGATCTCAg TTCCTTTGATGAATACACAACTGAGGTAAAGTCAGGTAGATTGGAGTGGAGCCCTGTACATAAATCTGATAGATTCTGGAGAGAAAACTGTATCAGACTGAACgagaaaaattatgaattattaaa aattttagTGAAGTTATTAGAAACAAGTAAAGATCCTTTGATATTATCAGTAGCAGCACATGATCTTGGAGAATATGTACGACATTATCCCAGAGGAAAAAA TGTGATAGAACAGTTAGGAGGTAAACAGTTAGTTATGCAGTACCTATCACATGAAGATCCTAACGTCAGATTTGAGGCTTTGATAGCTGTACAGAAACTGATGGTACACAACTG ggaaTATCTTGGCAGACAGTTAGAAGCAAGCGATAAACCTAAAGACTCTACACAGCTTGTGTCGGCTAAAGCCTAG
- the LOC134690800 gene encoding V-type proton ATPase subunit H-like isoform X5, whose product MANLGTIGSVIGNIDDLEKAVSSNKYNRVPGAQVATSLLQQRANDVRSNRVNWQSYLQGQMISHEDFQFISKFDNANSEVKNAILMDNPQQFAKTMFSLMNRIAKDQTLQYILTMLDDVLQDDKGRVEIFKEYSRKNKESVWVPFLHLLNRDDRFIVNQTSRIIAKIACWGKELMGLEDLKFYLNWLKDQLRLPGNEYMQTAARCLQMMLRIDKYRQVFVDVDGISTIVMVLVGSKAGFQIQYQLIFCLWCLTFNPFLAEKMNKFQVIPTLADILSETVKEKVSRIILATYRNLLEKPEEKEVVTDHALSMVQCKVIKQLELLDSRKFDDQDIVDDIEFLSEKLQSSIQDLSSFDEYTTEVKSGRLEWSPVHKSDRFWRENCIRLNEKNYELLKILVKLLETSKDPLILSVAAHDLGEYVRHYPRGKNVIEQLGGKQLVMQYLSHEDPNVRFEALIAVQKLMVHNWEYLGRQLEASDKPKDSTQLVSAKA is encoded by the exons ATGGCAAATTTAGGGACAATTGGAAGTGTGATAGGCAATATTGATGATTTGGAGAAAG CTGTCAGTTCAAACAAATATAATCGTGTTCCTG GAGCACAAGTGGCCACCAGTTTATTACAACAGAGAGCCAATGATGTCAGAAGTAACAGAGTCAACTGGCAGTCCTATCTACA AGGACAGATGATATCCCATGAAGATTTCCAGTTTATATCAAAGTTTGACAATGCTAATTCAGAAGTCAAGAATGCCATCCTTATGGATAACCCACAACag TTTGCCAAGACAATGTTTAGTCTAATGAACAGAATAGCCAAAGACCAAACTTTACAGTATATATTGACCATGTTAGATGATGTTCTTCAG gATGATAAAGGCAGGGTAGAAATATTCAAAGAATATTCAAGGAAGAACAAAGAATCTGTATGGGTTCCATTTCTTCACCTTCTTAATAGGGATGACAGATTTATTGTAAATCAG ACTAGCAGAATAATAGCCAAAATAGCATGTTGGGGAAAAGAGCTGATGGGATTAGAAGATCTCAAATTCTATCTAAACTGGCTGAAAGATCAACTCAGACTTCCA GGAAATGAATACATGCAGACAGCAGCAAGGTGTTTACAGATGATGTTACGTATAGATAAATATAGACAGGTCTTTGTTGACGTGGACGGCATATCAAC aattgTGATGGTTTTAGTGGGATCTAAAGCCggatttcaaatacaataccAGCTTATATTCTGTTTATGGTGTCTGACCTTTAACCCTTTCTTGGCAGAGAAAATGAATAA ATTTCAAGTAATTCCAACATTAGCAGACATATTAAGTGAAACAGTGAAGGAGAAAGTGTCCAGGATCATTCTAGCTACTTACAGA aacttaCTAGAGAAGCCAGAGGAGAAAGAGGTTGTGACTGACCATGCTTTGTCTATGGTCCAATGTAAAGTTATCAAACAATTGGAATTACTGGATTCAAGAAAGTTTGATGATCAGGACATTGTGGATGATATAGAATTCCTCTCAGAAAAACTGCAGTCATCTATTCAGGATCTCAg TTCCTTTGATGAATACACAACTGAGGTAAAGTCAGGTAGATTGGAGTGGAGCCCTGTACATAAATCTGATAGATTCTGGAGAGAAAACTGTATCAGACTGAACgagaaaaattatgaattattaaa aattttagTGAAGTTATTAGAAACAAGTAAAGATCCTTTGATATTATCAGTAGCAGCACATGATCTTGGAGAATATGTACGACATTATCCCAGAGGAAAAAA TGTGATAGAACAGTTAGGAGGTAAACAGTTAGTTATGCAGTACCTATCACATGAAGATCCTAACGTCAGATTTGAGGCTTTGATAGCTGTACAGAAACTGATGGTACACAACTG ggaaTATCTTGGCAGACAGTTAGAAGCAAGCGATAAACCTAAAGACTCTACACAGCTTGTGTCGGCTAAAGCCTAG
- the LOC134690800 gene encoding V-type proton ATPase subunit H-like isoform X4, whose protein sequence is MPGRKHEKGIHKELHQFSENTDGDQNNTKETLNNDKQDFYKVTTDDIHEGAQVATSLLQQRANDVRSNRVNWQSYLQGQMISHEDFQFISKFDNANSEVKNAILMDNPQQFAKTMFSLMNRIAKDQTLQYILTMLDDVLQDDKGRVEIFKEYSRKNKESVWVPFLHLLNRDDRFIVNQTSRIIAKIACWGKELMGLEDLKFYLNWLKDQLRLPGNEYMQTAARCLQMMLRIDKYRQVFVDVDGISTIVMVLVGSKAGFQIQYQLIFCLWCLTFNPFLAEKMNKFQVIPTLADILSETVKEKVSRIILATYRNLLEKPEEKEVVTDHALSMVQCKVIKQLELLDSRKFDDQDIVDDIEFLSEKLQSSIQDLSSFDEYTTEVKSGRLEWSPVHKSDRFWRENCIRLNEKNYELLKILVKLLETSKDPLILSVAAHDLGEYVRHYPRGKNVIEQLGGKQLVMQYLSHEDPNVRFEALIAVQKLMVHNWEYLGRQLEASDKPKDSTQLVSAKA, encoded by the exons ATGCCTggtagaaaacatgaaaagggGATACACAAGGAATTACACCAGTTCTCAGAAAATACTGACGGCGATCAG aataaTACCAAGGAGACTTTGAATAATGACAAAcaagatttttataaagttactaCAGACGACATACATGAAG GAGCACAAGTGGCCACCAGTTTATTACAACAGAGAGCCAATGATGTCAGAAGTAACAGAGTCAACTGGCAGTCCTATCTACA AGGACAGATGATATCCCATGAAGATTTCCAGTTTATATCAAAGTTTGACAATGCTAATTCAGAAGTCAAGAATGCCATCCTTATGGATAACCCACAACag TTTGCCAAGACAATGTTTAGTCTAATGAACAGAATAGCCAAAGACCAAACTTTACAGTATATATTGACCATGTTAGATGATGTTCTTCAG gATGATAAAGGCAGGGTAGAAATATTCAAAGAATATTCAAGGAAGAACAAAGAATCTGTATGGGTTCCATTTCTTCACCTTCTTAATAGGGATGACAGATTTATTGTAAATCAG ACTAGCAGAATAATAGCCAAAATAGCATGTTGGGGAAAAGAGCTGATGGGATTAGAAGATCTCAAATTCTATCTAAACTGGCTGAAAGATCAACTCAGACTTCCA GGAAATGAATACATGCAGACAGCAGCAAGGTGTTTACAGATGATGTTACGTATAGATAAATATAGACAGGTCTTTGTTGACGTGGACGGCATATCAAC aattgTGATGGTTTTAGTGGGATCTAAAGCCggatttcaaatacaataccAGCTTATATTCTGTTTATGGTGTCTGACCTTTAACCCTTTCTTGGCAGAGAAAATGAATAA ATTTCAAGTAATTCCAACATTAGCAGACATATTAAGTGAAACAGTGAAGGAGAAAGTGTCCAGGATCATTCTAGCTACTTACAGA aacttaCTAGAGAAGCCAGAGGAGAAAGAGGTTGTGACTGACCATGCTTTGTCTATGGTCCAATGTAAAGTTATCAAACAATTGGAATTACTGGATTCAAGAAAGTTTGATGATCAGGACATTGTGGATGATATAGAATTCCTCTCAGAAAAACTGCAGTCATCTATTCAGGATCTCAg TTCCTTTGATGAATACACAACTGAGGTAAAGTCAGGTAGATTGGAGTGGAGCCCTGTACATAAATCTGATAGATTCTGGAGAGAAAACTGTATCAGACTGAACgagaaaaattatgaattattaaa aattttagTGAAGTTATTAGAAACAAGTAAAGATCCTTTGATATTATCAGTAGCAGCACATGATCTTGGAGAATATGTACGACATTATCCCAGAGGAAAAAA TGTGATAGAACAGTTAGGAGGTAAACAGTTAGTTATGCAGTACCTATCACATGAAGATCCTAACGTCAGATTTGAGGCTTTGATAGCTGTACAGAAACTGATGGTACACAACTG ggaaTATCTTGGCAGACAGTTAGAAGCAAGCGATAAACCTAAAGACTCTACACAGCTTGTGTCGGCTAAAGCCTAG
- the LOC134690800 gene encoding V-type proton ATPase subunit H-like isoform X1: MKSMRRQSSYVVTGTKSAEVDKEGNVSTTMQQGHFRKLVLPRRFSTPAMGFREEEESMESRHLIEADQFVTKQYLEKKGKGAQVATSLLQQRANDVRSNRVNWQSYLQGQMISHEDFQFISKFDNANSEVKNAILMDNPQQFAKTMFSLMNRIAKDQTLQYILTMLDDVLQDDKGRVEIFKEYSRKNKESVWVPFLHLLNRDDRFIVNQTSRIIAKIACWGKELMGLEDLKFYLNWLKDQLRLPGNEYMQTAARCLQMMLRIDKYRQVFVDVDGISTIVMVLVGSKAGFQIQYQLIFCLWCLTFNPFLAEKMNKFQVIPTLADILSETVKEKVSRIILATYRNLLEKPEEKEVVTDHALSMVQCKVIKQLELLDSRKFDDQDIVDDIEFLSEKLQSSIQDLSSFDEYTTEVKSGRLEWSPVHKSDRFWRENCIRLNEKNYELLKILVKLLETSKDPLILSVAAHDLGEYVRHYPRGKNVIEQLGGKQLVMQYLSHEDPNVRFEALIAVQKLMVHNWEYLGRQLEASDKPKDSTQLVSAKA, translated from the exons ATGAAATCCATGAGGCGCCAATCGTCCTATGTTGTGACGGGGACAAAGTCCGCAGAAGTTGACAAGGAGGGGAATGTATCGACTACAATGCAGCAAGGACATTTCCGGAAGTTAGTTCTCCCTCGCCGATTTTCTACCCCTGCAATGGGGTTTAGGGAAGAGGAGGAGTCTATGGAATCTCGCCATCTGATTGAAGCTGATCAGTTTGTCACTAAACAGTATTTAGAAAAGAAGGGGAAAG GAGCACAAGTGGCCACCAGTTTATTACAACAGAGAGCCAATGATGTCAGAAGTAACAGAGTCAACTGGCAGTCCTATCTACA AGGACAGATGATATCCCATGAAGATTTCCAGTTTATATCAAAGTTTGACAATGCTAATTCAGAAGTCAAGAATGCCATCCTTATGGATAACCCACAACag TTTGCCAAGACAATGTTTAGTCTAATGAACAGAATAGCCAAAGACCAAACTTTACAGTATATATTGACCATGTTAGATGATGTTCTTCAG gATGATAAAGGCAGGGTAGAAATATTCAAAGAATATTCAAGGAAGAACAAAGAATCTGTATGGGTTCCATTTCTTCACCTTCTTAATAGGGATGACAGATTTATTGTAAATCAG ACTAGCAGAATAATAGCCAAAATAGCATGTTGGGGAAAAGAGCTGATGGGATTAGAAGATCTCAAATTCTATCTAAACTGGCTGAAAGATCAACTCAGACTTCCA GGAAATGAATACATGCAGACAGCAGCAAGGTGTTTACAGATGATGTTACGTATAGATAAATATAGACAGGTCTTTGTTGACGTGGACGGCATATCAAC aattgTGATGGTTTTAGTGGGATCTAAAGCCggatttcaaatacaataccAGCTTATATTCTGTTTATGGTGTCTGACCTTTAACCCTTTCTTGGCAGAGAAAATGAATAA ATTTCAAGTAATTCCAACATTAGCAGACATATTAAGTGAAACAGTGAAGGAGAAAGTGTCCAGGATCATTCTAGCTACTTACAGA aacttaCTAGAGAAGCCAGAGGAGAAAGAGGTTGTGACTGACCATGCTTTGTCTATGGTCCAATGTAAAGTTATCAAACAATTGGAATTACTGGATTCAAGAAAGTTTGATGATCAGGACATTGTGGATGATATAGAATTCCTCTCAGAAAAACTGCAGTCATCTATTCAGGATCTCAg TTCCTTTGATGAATACACAACTGAGGTAAAGTCAGGTAGATTGGAGTGGAGCCCTGTACATAAATCTGATAGATTCTGGAGAGAAAACTGTATCAGACTGAACgagaaaaattatgaattattaaa aattttagTGAAGTTATTAGAAACAAGTAAAGATCCTTTGATATTATCAGTAGCAGCACATGATCTTGGAGAATATGTACGACATTATCCCAGAGGAAAAAA TGTGATAGAACAGTTAGGAGGTAAACAGTTAGTTATGCAGTACCTATCACATGAAGATCCTAACGTCAGATTTGAGGCTTTGATAGCTGTACAGAAACTGATGGTACACAACTG ggaaTATCTTGGCAGACAGTTAGAAGCAAGCGATAAACCTAAAGACTCTACACAGCTTGTGTCGGCTAAAGCCTAG
- the LOC134690800 gene encoding V-type proton ATPase subunit H-like isoform X6 — MANLGTIGSVIGNIDDLEKGAQVATSLLQQRANDVRSNRVNWQSYLQGQMISHEDFQFISKFDNANSEVKNAILMDNPQQFAKTMFSLMNRIAKDQTLQYILTMLDDVLQDDKGRVEIFKEYSRKNKESVWVPFLHLLNRDDRFIVNQTSRIIAKIACWGKELMGLEDLKFYLNWLKDQLRLPGNEYMQTAARCLQMMLRIDKYRQVFVDVDGISTIVMVLVGSKAGFQIQYQLIFCLWCLTFNPFLAEKMNKFQVIPTLADILSETVKEKVSRIILATYRNLLEKPEEKEVVTDHALSMVQCKVIKQLELLDSRKFDDQDIVDDIEFLSEKLQSSIQDLSSFDEYTTEVKSGRLEWSPVHKSDRFWRENCIRLNEKNYELLKILVKLLETSKDPLILSVAAHDLGEYVRHYPRGKNVIEQLGGKQLVMQYLSHEDPNVRFEALIAVQKLMVHNWEYLGRQLEASDKPKDSTQLVSAKA; from the exons ATGGCAAATTTAGGGACAATTGGAAGTGTGATAGGCAATATTGATGATTTGGAGAAAG GAGCACAAGTGGCCACCAGTTTATTACAACAGAGAGCCAATGATGTCAGAAGTAACAGAGTCAACTGGCAGTCCTATCTACA AGGACAGATGATATCCCATGAAGATTTCCAGTTTATATCAAAGTTTGACAATGCTAATTCAGAAGTCAAGAATGCCATCCTTATGGATAACCCACAACag TTTGCCAAGACAATGTTTAGTCTAATGAACAGAATAGCCAAAGACCAAACTTTACAGTATATATTGACCATGTTAGATGATGTTCTTCAG gATGATAAAGGCAGGGTAGAAATATTCAAAGAATATTCAAGGAAGAACAAAGAATCTGTATGGGTTCCATTTCTTCACCTTCTTAATAGGGATGACAGATTTATTGTAAATCAG ACTAGCAGAATAATAGCCAAAATAGCATGTTGGGGAAAAGAGCTGATGGGATTAGAAGATCTCAAATTCTATCTAAACTGGCTGAAAGATCAACTCAGACTTCCA GGAAATGAATACATGCAGACAGCAGCAAGGTGTTTACAGATGATGTTACGTATAGATAAATATAGACAGGTCTTTGTTGACGTGGACGGCATATCAAC aattgTGATGGTTTTAGTGGGATCTAAAGCCggatttcaaatacaataccAGCTTATATTCTGTTTATGGTGTCTGACCTTTAACCCTTTCTTGGCAGAGAAAATGAATAA ATTTCAAGTAATTCCAACATTAGCAGACATATTAAGTGAAACAGTGAAGGAGAAAGTGTCCAGGATCATTCTAGCTACTTACAGA aacttaCTAGAGAAGCCAGAGGAGAAAGAGGTTGTGACTGACCATGCTTTGTCTATGGTCCAATGTAAAGTTATCAAACAATTGGAATTACTGGATTCAAGAAAGTTTGATGATCAGGACATTGTGGATGATATAGAATTCCTCTCAGAAAAACTGCAGTCATCTATTCAGGATCTCAg TTCCTTTGATGAATACACAACTGAGGTAAAGTCAGGTAGATTGGAGTGGAGCCCTGTACATAAATCTGATAGATTCTGGAGAGAAAACTGTATCAGACTGAACgagaaaaattatgaattattaaa aattttagTGAAGTTATTAGAAACAAGTAAAGATCCTTTGATATTATCAGTAGCAGCACATGATCTTGGAGAATATGTACGACATTATCCCAGAGGAAAAAA TGTGATAGAACAGTTAGGAGGTAAACAGTTAGTTATGCAGTACCTATCACATGAAGATCCTAACGTCAGATTTGAGGCTTTGATAGCTGTACAGAAACTGATGGTACACAACTG ggaaTATCTTGGCAGACAGTTAGAAGCAAGCGATAAACCTAAAGACTCTACACAGCTTGTGTCGGCTAAAGCCTAG